The genomic DNA AAGAAGATGTCCTATAAGTACATTTAAAATGGTTTGTGGACTATATTACAAATCTTGAGTTCGTATATAAAATCTTTCGTATACATTACATACAAGGCTGAGACAGTCTATTGTGACAATCCAGAGAAAAAAGCCACGCCGGTTGATGGCAACCAAGACGAACCAGAAATAAACTGCGCCACCGTAAACTTGCTAGCCTCGACAGCTGAGGTAATAACATGATAACCCGGCCACTTGACTCGTTGACCCATTCCTGAACCTGGCCCTTTGTTCATATACTCACCATAGTACAACGTGTCCAACGCAAAAGGACCATTCCACTCCAACCATCCTCGCGGGTCAATATGGTCACCCATATCAGACATCATGTACACAACTCTAGAATACAACTTCCACGGACGGCCTAGATACGTTGGAAAGCTACCCTTAGAGGCTTCAAGATCCGGCGTTGCTAGTAGCTTACAAGCGTGAATCGAAATCCCCGTGTTCTGGTTCGGATCTTTCCGGTTCTGAGCCGTGATCGTAATCTTCTGCTGAGGCATAGGTTTACGCGCATAGATGTTACAACTCTGTAAGATCACAGCTGCGTTCCCGAATATAAAATCAACCGTTCCATAAATTTCGCATTCCCGATAAAACTGTCGGTTAGAATGTACATAAAGCGCATCTTGGTATCCGATAATGTTGCAACGATAAACCACCGCGTGGTCTCCACCAACACGAAGTGCCACGGCCTGATGCTTAGCCGGTCCGGCGTAATTCTCAAACGTCATGTCCCTCACTATAAATCCAGCTCCAGTCGCAgctacaacaacaaaaccaataacTCAATAATCATAacagagaacaagaacaaaaaaaacaaaagttataaaaGTTTAACTTTGTTACCAAAAGTGGCAGTGTGAAAAGTAGTTAAATCATCGGCGATACTTTTACCACCGGTTATGACAGTTTTACCCTTGCCGTCTCCGATGAACATCAAGTTAGTCTTCTTCCtcccaactttcaaattttcttcttcGTACCTTCCTGCTTTAACGTAGATGACGAATCTACGGCCACTATGCTCCGGAGCTTTCTTGATCGCTTCCGTGATCGTCTTGAACGTTCCGGTACCGTCTTTAGACACAGTGATATCAGCTTGAATCGCTGACGTCGGAGTACCAAGAAGCTCTCTGTCTTCTCTCTTCAACCAATTAGGTAATTGtaattcctctgtttcttccgTCCCAAGTAACCTCCTATTATTCACCACCGGGACTCCAGACAAATCTTTAACTTTTCCGGCGAATATCGCCAAACAGTTACTCACCATCTCCGACAAATCTTTAACAGCTCCGATCACTTGATCCTTCACTCCTCCTCCTTGTCCTCCAGT from Camelina sativa cultivar DH55 chromosome 2, Cs, whole genome shotgun sequence includes the following:
- the LOC104728462 gene encoding probable pectinesterase/pectinesterase inhibitor 61; amino-acid sequence: MGYDRLGRSGPSDPNQKNQATSLPEQHKKTKTKLILFTLAVLVVGVICFGIFAGIRAVDSNKTEPKLTRKPTQAISRTCSKSLYPNLCIDTLLDFPGSLTADENELIHISFNATLQRFSKALYSSSTITYTQMPPRVRSAYDSCLELLDDSVDALSRALSSVVVVSGDESHSDVMTLLSSAMTNHDTCTDGFDETGGQGGGVKDQVIGAVKDLSEMVSNCLAIFAGKVKDLSGVPVVNNRRLLGTEETEELQLPNWLKREDRELLGTPTSAIQADITVSKDGTGTFKTITEAIKKAPEHSGRRFVIYVKAGRYEEENLKVGRKKTNLMFIGDGKGKTVITGGKSIADDLTTFHTATFAATGAGFIVRDMTFENYAGPAKHQAVALRVGGDHAVVYRCNIIGYQDALYVHSNRQFYRECEIYGTVDFIFGNAAVILQSCNIYARKPMPQQKITITAQNRKDPNQNTGISIHACKLLATPDLEASKGSFPTYLGRPWKLYSRVVYMMSDMGDHIDPRGWLEWNGPFALDTLYYGEYMNKGPGSGMGQRVKWPGYHVITSAVEASKFTVAQFISGSSWLPSTGVAFFSGLSQ